A genome region from Natronosalvus rutilus includes the following:
- a CDS encoding PadR family transcriptional regulator, translating to MYDLTGFQRDLLYVAAGLDEPHGLAIKDELEKYYEKEIHHGRLYPNLDTLVDKGLIEKGEADRRTNVYSVTRRGQREIEDRRQWEDQYVEDSL from the coding sequence ATGTACGACCTGACTGGGTTCCAGCGTGACCTCTTGTATGTGGCTGCAGGGCTGGACGAACCGCATGGACTCGCGATCAAAGACGAACTCGAAAAGTACTACGAGAAAGAGATCCACCATGGCCGTCTCTATCCAAATCTTGACACCCTCGTCGACAAAGGACTGATCGAGAAAGGTGAGGCTGATCGCCGGACGAACGTTTACTCTGTGACGCGCCGAGGACAGCGTGAGATCGAAGATCGACGACAGTGGGAAGACCAGTACGTCGAAGATAGTCTATAA
- a CDS encoding metal-dependent transcriptional regulator, producing the protein MLSDSMEDYLKAIYILQSETAGAVSTSDLATYLSVKPPTATSMIKKLADHGLVEHEPYHGVQLTKTGEPIALEVIRHHRLLERYLADHLEYDWSEVHEEADRLEHHISDQFAERLTELLGEPTTDPHGDPIPGPELSVPDIDQSRRLIEHAVGDRVLVTRVSDQDKETLSYLTKIGIRPGIQATITEIAPFGMITLQLNNHTESVSVPKEVARSIRVRPVDE; encoded by the coding sequence ATCTTGAGCGATAGCATGGAGGACTATCTCAAGGCGATCTATATTCTTCAGTCGGAAACGGCTGGCGCAGTCTCTACTTCTGATTTAGCGACATACCTCAGCGTAAAACCGCCAACTGCGACAAGCATGATCAAGAAATTGGCTGACCATGGTCTCGTCGAACACGAACCGTACCACGGCGTACAACTGACGAAAACCGGTGAGCCAATCGCACTCGAAGTCATTCGTCATCATCGTCTCTTAGAGCGGTATCTTGCTGACCATCTCGAATACGATTGGAGTGAGGTTCACGAGGAAGCGGATCGACTCGAACACCACATCAGCGATCAGTTTGCCGAGCGACTCACCGAACTTCTCGGTGAACCAACGACAGACCCACACGGCGATCCGATACCTGGGCCGGAGCTTTCGGTCCCGGATATCGATCAGTCACGCAGGCTCATAGAACATGCAGTAGGCGATCGAGTACTGGTTACACGGGTGAGCGACCAAGACAAAGAGACGCTTTCGTATCTGACTAAAATAGGGATCAGACCTGGAATCCAGGCCACAATCACCGAGATCGCCCCGTTCGGTATGATCACACTTCAATTGAATAATCACACAGAGTCCGTTTCGGTCCCAAAAGAGGTAGCCCGCTCAATTCGTGTCCGTCCTGTAGATGAATAA
- a CDS encoding RNA-guided endonuclease TnpB family protein codes for MEGRMPSVDYGTAEEVTRTLERRLVERLQSDVTATRRSVLGGIGVAGSAAFGVGRSALSSGGDDDHDGHGGHGVVGEFEDADFDPHEYLTAFNTGQNGQENVQQDAYEEDGRTVREFELTAVDVPITIAPGIEFDAWAFNGQVPGPTLRVVEGDLIRVKFANGSRHAHTIHPHLRNLDPTMDGVPQNGPGALEPGESFTYEWIAQPTGMHFYHCHAMPLKEHIHRGLYGTIIVEVEPTVKYRAHPETEEDKESALYQINLNREVYNHALTQYYNPAPEHDKPTYTTLQNKLPEWKREFPKWVEAHSKALQMAVRRIYWARDALDELETRGHNVGGLTWKRPHDFRSVTYNQSGFDVDSNTGRDGHATLELSKIGTFDIEYHRPLPDDANIKQVILKQEKSGKWFVSIVLDTEPEYPEPPEPSTIDVEDTVGIDLGILAFTHDSDGIAVTPPEFSEDIKRIDKRHRELSGKDHGSNNWEKARRRLAEAYEDLQNKFKDFREKLARAYTREFDAVFLEDLNTRGLLRLSSNWRNIALMSWYETIQTFKRHGRKNGCHVITVPPEGTTKRCAKCSVETAKPLWVREHSCPACGFEADRDRNAAFEVQKLGLKELGVDYSLDVLLGLGESESTPAETATAVDTREVSASRVVETGSLPSRNAGRPASPHAG; via the coding sequence ATGGAGGGGCGAATGCCCTCTGTAGACTACGGGACAGCCGAAGAGGTAACGCGAACACTCGAACGACGACTGGTTGAGCGACTCCAGTCAGATGTAACCGCCACGCGACGCTCCGTCCTCGGCGGTATTGGGGTCGCTGGCAGCGCTGCGTTTGGCGTCGGTCGAAGCGCACTGAGCAGTGGAGGGGACGATGATCACGATGGGCACGGCGGACACGGAGTCGTCGGCGAATTTGAGGACGCTGACTTCGACCCACACGAATACCTCACGGCGTTCAATACGGGACAAAACGGCCAGGAGAACGTTCAACAAGATGCTTACGAGGAGGACGGACGAACTGTACGAGAGTTCGAACTCACGGCTGTCGATGTTCCGATTACCATTGCGCCCGGGATCGAGTTCGACGCGTGGGCGTTCAACGGGCAGGTTCCTGGGCCTACGCTTCGAGTCGTTGAAGGCGATCTCATTCGGGTGAAGTTCGCCAATGGAAGTCGCCACGCCCATACGATCCACCCGCACCTTCGAAATCTCGATCCGACGATGGACGGTGTACCCCAGAACGGCCCTGGGGCACTCGAACCGGGTGAATCGTTCACCTATGAATGGATCGCCCAGCCAACGGGGATGCACTTCTATCACTGCCACGCAATGCCGCTGAAAGAACACATCCACCGCGGCCTCTACGGGACGATCATCGTCGAAGTGGAGCCGACGGTCAAGTACCGAGCGCACCCTGAAACTGAAGAAGACAAAGAGTCAGCACTCTATCAAATCAATCTCAACCGGGAAGTCTACAACCATGCGCTCACCCAGTACTACAACCCGGCTCCCGAACACGACAAACCAACGTACACAACCCTACAAAACAAGCTTCCTGAGTGGAAGCGCGAATTCCCCAAGTGGGTCGAAGCGCATTCGAAAGCCCTGCAAATGGCAGTGCGGCGCATCTACTGGGCGAGAGACGCACTCGACGAACTCGAAACGCGAGGGCATAACGTGGGTGGCTTGACGTGGAAGCGGCCACACGATTTCCGTAGTGTCACGTACAACCAATCCGGCTTTGACGTGGATAGTAACACGGGCCGGGATGGACATGCGACGCTGGAACTCTCGAAAATCGGCACCTTCGACATCGAATATCACCGTCCACTTCCCGACGACGCCAACATCAAACAGGTCATTCTCAAGCAGGAGAAATCGGGAAAATGGTTTGTCAGTATCGTCCTCGATACGGAACCAGAGTATCCAGAGCCACCCGAGCCCTCGACCATTGACGTCGAGGACACGGTGGGCATCGACCTTGGCATCCTCGCGTTCACGCACGACTCGGACGGAATCGCTGTGACGCCGCCAGAGTTCAGCGAGGACATCAAACGCATTGACAAGCGCCACCGCGAACTCTCAGGCAAAGACCACGGGTCGAACAACTGGGAGAAAGCGCGGCGGCGACTCGCCGAAGCATACGAAGACTTGCAAAACAAGTTCAAGGACTTCCGCGAGAAACTCGCTCGGGCATACACCCGCGAGTTCGACGCCGTGTTTCTCGAAGACCTGAATACCCGAGGATTACTCCGCTTGTCATCGAACTGGCGAAACATCGCATTGATGTCATGGTATGAGACGATTCAAACGTTCAAACGCCACGGCCGAAAGAACGGCTGTCACGTTATCACCGTGCCTCCTGAGGGGACGACGAAGCGCTGTGCAAAGTGTAGCGTGGAGACCGCGAAGCCACTGTGGGTACGTGAACACTCGTGCCCAGCGTGCGGATTCGAGGCCGACCGCGATAGGAACGCGGCGTTTGAAGTGCAGAAGTTGGGGTTGAAGGAGTTGGGGGTCGACTATTCTCTTGACGTCCTGTTAGGGCTGGGAGAGTCCGAATCAACGCCTGCGGAGACTGCAACCGCTGTGGATACCCGTGAGGTATCTGCAAGTCGCGTCGTAGAAACAGGAAGCCTGCCGTCGCGAAACGCAGGACGCCCCGCGTCACCGCACGCGGGGTAA
- a CDS encoding ATP-binding protein, with protein MPFRTVDDLVDTSIDNSRGEPENAGSRRVPLAPLVETLCENDVPIVYQVVCQPAGSLQSLADEYGFDLESEVVTIGDRIADFLFPQPEPEERTKPRVVTPAYRARLEALERRDHRRVFQTSVRAVALTRGDSTKTTTAVHNLSGALGHLGGDFHEIQGHVVTDDDFHTGLTPPGTQLYKTLIDRTCLESTYDDLGNRFPWTPYESPGIVVSASELPLFCLVDGDGLTARGQRALETRHSERTGLPLPPAHQLTRYTGTGQALCRPLTDDRQPTAQRFVLPPDLQDRHLLIVGDTGSGKSVLTTGAMLSNTTATAGPEILFDYKGGGTAEEYLQTHYAAAGGLDADTVQYFDLTKMLPALTLFDIGPLLDAGLSREEARSRIAGHYEEILAGLMGEEQYYGATESTKAIRNHLRALYDPIHGLDAISHKDLYSALQRTLSDRTPPPTSDERLTEYFAGLLERDRDVFNMVLGGAVARVETIATDDRLAPLFDYVHTESEAEHGDSVQDPGRELRFDDATQIEPERESDQTRNPHFDFIDVIDDDCVVIFDFGGMEERVKRALTLVLLSNMWSALKARAEAPDTPPNPPQVNLYLEEAKDVAATQLVDTLLSQGRSFGLSIMLGVQFPSQLDSPDPSNQTYEEALNEIGTLVVGNVSIEDDLAKTLATDDVPPRKVARRLAAIRHGEWLIRPAAEFGAPPARPFLGRSLAPPRGHPASDEPLTGEQKRAFDAAFESITLETWRRSGLGHESEPTQAVHTDSSDDSDGDEPAHSESSLRVDSLLPHTKRFPDCVVYDEAIDALCCGACENRYDPTIEGMKRAIECCHSLEGVDADDIPVCEINLKLTPAEREASEWSDRQLLFLQAVYNAQQLRYDPLEYDILSDSMLRLQEYVGIDNDDVTPLLEADVLRHDTDHPHRLYTVSSDGRAAIGESYRRGVDYGHGVGDLEESSQHVLGIEVTRQYLEAAYAQSADSSVMEVIPYYDLDDQHRLDLAGIDADGEIVVTAEVERINNDYHRAVPEDFDKMASCEPEEAIWVVMKQVDGHKVLSALNDPLVGEPRVEKTYAKTTPPQQFRIDTPGMTAIYPADWLREQF; from the coding sequence ATGCCGTTTCGAACGGTCGACGACCTTGTCGATACCTCCATAGACAACTCTCGAGGGGAACCAGAAAATGCTGGATCACGTCGTGTTCCACTTGCACCGCTCGTCGAAACGCTCTGTGAGAACGACGTACCGATCGTCTATCAGGTGGTGTGTCAGCCAGCAGGCTCGCTCCAGTCGCTTGCAGATGAGTATGGGTTCGATCTCGAGAGCGAGGTCGTTACCATCGGTGATCGAATTGCTGATTTTCTGTTTCCACAGCCAGAGCCAGAAGAGCGTACTAAACCTCGAGTGGTCACACCGGCGTATCGAGCCCGTCTCGAGGCACTCGAGCGCCGTGATCACAGACGCGTCTTTCAGACGTCCGTCCGAGCAGTCGCGTTGACGCGGGGCGACTCGACGAAAACCACTACCGCCGTCCACAATCTATCGGGAGCACTCGGGCATCTCGGTGGGGATTTTCACGAAATTCAAGGTCACGTCGTCACCGACGACGACTTCCACACGGGTCTCACCCCACCCGGTACGCAACTGTATAAGACACTCATCGATCGAACCTGTCTCGAGTCGACGTACGATGATCTCGGGAATCGCTTCCCCTGGACGCCGTATGAGAGTCCTGGAATCGTCGTGTCTGCCTCTGAACTCCCGCTGTTTTGCCTGGTCGACGGAGACGGGCTTACTGCACGCGGTCAGCGAGCCCTCGAGACACGACATTCAGAACGGACGGGGTTACCGCTCCCGCCAGCACACCAACTCACTCGGTACACGGGGACTGGACAGGCGCTGTGCCGTCCGTTGACCGACGATCGCCAGCCGACTGCACAGCGGTTCGTCCTCCCGCCCGACCTACAGGACCGCCATCTGCTCATCGTCGGTGATACTGGCTCTGGGAAATCCGTCCTCACGACTGGGGCCATGCTGTCCAATACGACGGCCACAGCTGGCCCAGAGATCCTGTTCGACTACAAAGGCGGGGGAACGGCCGAAGAATACCTCCAGACGCACTACGCGGCCGCTGGTGGCCTCGATGCCGATACCGTCCAGTACTTCGATCTCACGAAGATGCTCCCTGCGCTCACGCTGTTCGACATCGGCCCACTCCTGGACGCAGGTCTCTCTAGAGAGGAAGCCCGATCACGGATCGCCGGCCACTACGAGGAGATTCTCGCGGGGCTCATGGGCGAAGAGCAGTACTACGGCGCTACTGAGTCGACAAAAGCCATCCGTAATCACCTGCGTGCGTTGTACGACCCCATCCATGGTTTGGATGCGATCTCACACAAGGATCTGTACAGCGCGCTTCAGCGAACGCTGAGCGATCGAACACCGCCGCCGACCTCAGACGAACGTCTCACGGAGTACTTCGCGGGGTTGCTCGAGCGCGATCGCGACGTCTTCAATATGGTCCTTGGTGGGGCCGTTGCTCGAGTCGAGACGATCGCCACCGACGATCGACTGGCGCCGCTGTTCGATTACGTTCACACCGAGTCTGAGGCTGAGCACGGAGACTCAGTCCAGGACCCTGGTCGTGAATTGCGTTTTGACGATGCAACACAGATCGAACCAGAACGTGAATCAGATCAAACTCGAAACCCACACTTCGATTTCATCGATGTTATCGACGATGACTGCGTCGTCATCTTCGATTTCGGTGGCATGGAAGAACGAGTCAAGCGAGCGCTCACGCTCGTCTTACTCTCGAATATGTGGAGTGCGTTGAAAGCCCGCGCTGAAGCCCCGGATACACCTCCGAACCCACCACAGGTCAACCTGTATCTCGAGGAAGCGAAAGACGTTGCAGCGACTCAGTTGGTGGATACGCTGCTCTCCCAGGGTCGGTCCTTCGGTCTCTCGATCATGCTGGGCGTCCAGTTTCCGAGTCAGCTCGATTCGCCCGATCCCTCGAACCAGACGTACGAAGAGGCGCTCAACGAAATCGGCACCCTCGTCGTCGGCAACGTAAGCATCGAAGACGACCTCGCGAAGACGCTGGCGACTGATGACGTCCCACCCCGCAAGGTAGCGCGACGGCTCGCTGCGATTCGTCACGGGGAGTGGCTCATCCGCCCCGCTGCCGAATTCGGCGCCCCACCTGCACGGCCGTTTCTTGGCCGTTCGTTAGCTCCACCACGCGGCCATCCAGCGAGCGATGAGCCACTAACGGGCGAGCAAAAACGAGCCTTCGACGCGGCCTTCGAGTCCATCACTCTCGAGACCTGGAGACGTTCGGGGCTCGGTCACGAATCAGAACCGACACAGGCTGTTCACACCGACTCATCAGACGATTCTGATGGAGACGAACCAGCGCACAGTGAATCGTCGCTCCGCGTCGACTCGCTCTTGCCGCATACGAAGCGATTTCCTGACTGTGTGGTCTACGACGAAGCGATCGACGCACTCTGTTGTGGGGCCTGTGAGAATCGCTACGATCCAACGATCGAGGGGATGAAGCGAGCGATCGAGTGCTGTCACTCCCTCGAGGGCGTCGATGCCGACGATATTCCGGTCTGTGAAATCAATCTCAAACTCACGCCAGCCGAACGCGAAGCCTCCGAGTGGAGTGATCGACAACTCCTGTTCTTACAGGCGGTCTACAACGCCCAGCAGCTGCGATACGATCCCCTCGAGTACGACATCCTCTCTGATTCGATGCTCAGGCTCCAGGAGTACGTCGGCATCGATAACGACGACGTCACACCACTACTCGAGGCGGATGTCCTTCGTCACGATACCGATCATCCACACCGGCTCTATACTGTTTCGTCGGACGGTCGGGCTGCCATCGGTGAGAGCTATCGACGCGGCGTCGACTATGGCCACGGCGTTGGCGACCTCGAAGAGTCCAGCCAGCACGTCCTCGGCATCGAGGTCACTCGCCAGTATCTGGAAGCGGCGTACGCCCAGAGTGCTGACTCGAGTGTTATGGAGGTGATTCCATACTACGACCTCGACGATCAACATCGACTCGACCTCGCAGGTATCGACGCCGATGGTGAGATCGTCGTCACTGCCGAAGTCGAACGGATCAACAACGATTATCATAGGGCCGTTCCCGAAGACTTCGATAAGATGGCTTCGTGTGAGCCTGAGGAAGCTATCTGGGTCGTTATGAAACAGGTCGATGGTCACAAGGTGCTTTCTGCGCTCAACGATCCTTTAGTGGGTGAGCCTCGCGTCGAGAAAACCTACGCCAAGACGACGCCACCCCAGCAGTTCCGCATCGATACTCCAGGGATGACCGCTATCTACCCTGCAGATTGGCTTCGAGAGCAGTTTTAA
- a CDS encoding DUF21 domain-containing protein — MSTYLFLVPSLIAVVILLSLSAFFSSSESAIFSLPDEWVETTPEDSTRDSRTLQQLRANPHRLLVTLLVGNNLVNIAITSIITLLVARFVPPGFAVVIATLSVSVLILVFGEIVPKSYGLGHAESWSLRVARPISYVERALGPLVALFDTVTRWLTTLIGGDPHVEKPYLDD, encoded by the coding sequence ATGAGTACATACTTGTTCTTGGTACCGTCCCTTATCGCAGTCGTGATTCTATTGTCATTGAGTGCATTCTTTTCCAGCAGTGAGTCAGCGATCTTTTCGCTCCCGGATGAATGGGTGGAGACTACTCCCGAAGACAGTACACGAGATAGTCGTACACTCCAACAACTCCGTGCGAACCCGCATCGACTCCTCGTCACACTGCTGGTCGGGAACAACCTCGTTAACATCGCCATCACCAGCATCATCACACTTCTTGTTGCACGGTTCGTTCCCCCTGGGTTCGCCGTCGTAATAGCAACACTCAGCGTCAGCGTTCTAATCCTCGTCTTCGGAGAAATCGTGCCGAAATCGTACGGGCTCGGCCATGCAGAGTCCTGGAGTCTCCGCGTCGCCCGCCCGATTTCGTACGTCGAACGCGCACTGGGTCCACTCGTTGCGTTGTTCGATACCGTCACTCGGTGGCTGACGACGCTTATTGGGGGCGACCCACATGTTGAGAAACCATATCTTGACGACTGA
- a CDS encoding HNH endonuclease, translating into MTNRPRSSPPLVCSGPASHGIRSTSWDAGPHKNDYGRNPTRPPTTDVAPGLPLDLRLKTQVCARNSYQGLHVHHIVPRRQFYHEEKGYDYEQANNLDNLITLCTVHHVVWERCSPLCPDIR; encoded by the coding sequence GTGACGAACAGACCGCGTTCGTCACCGCCCCTTGTCTGTTCGGGGCCGGCATCTCACGGTATTCGTAGCACTTCATGGGACGCAGGGCCACACAAAAACGATTACGGTCGAAATCCGACCCGGCCACCGACAACGGATGTCGCACCAGGCCTACCGCTCGACCTGCGCCTGAAGACGCAGGTATGCGCTCGAAATTCATATCAGGGTCTCCATGTTCATCATATAGTTCCTCGACGTCAGTTTTACCATGAGGAAAAGGGATACGACTATGAACAGGCGAACAACCTAGACAATCTGATTACATTATGTACTGTACACCATGTTGTCTGGGAAAGATGTTCTCCGCTCTGTCCTGATATTCGATAA